The nucleotide sequence TGCTGAGTATGCACTACGAGATATTAATAAACCAATTGGCATTGCTGAATGGCAAACTCAACTGGTGAAATCATTACCTGATAATTTAAAAGACAGTTTACCAACTATTGAAGAATTGGAAGAGGAGTTTAAAGAAATTAATTTGGAGGAAAAGGGTTATGGTGGATGATTGGATTAAAACTAAATTAGGCTTTTTGGAGTTGATGGGTAAATGGTGATTATTTTTACATTTTCTAAGCTATTGCCTGTTGCCTGTTGCCTATACCACACGTGCTAAAATCGATAGTCCACGCTAAAGTATAAACCCTGTTCATTCCAAGTATCTTCTTCGACGTTTACATCCGTCAGAGGAATACCCCAATCAAAGCGAGCATTTAAATTATCTCCCATTTGCCACTGTAAGCCTATACCTATCCCTAAAAGATTATTGGGATCAGGATTAGGGAAACTCGAGTTAGTCCAGCCTATACCATAATCGATAAAAGGTATAATCTGTAACAATCCCTTGATTTTTTCGGCTTTAAAAATTGGTAAACGGAGTTCAGCGCTGCCAAAAAAACCATTATCAATTA is from Gloeocapsa sp. PCC 73106 and encodes:
- a CDS encoding ShlB/FhaC/HecB family hemolysin secretion/activation protein, which gives rise to RSQLTLGVNFFDATNNDNNIPDSNFLLWRTQAQYVRLVANDTLLVLRGDLQLSTEPLLSLNQISLGGLNSVRGYPQDYLLIDNGFFGSAELRLPIFKAEKIKGLLQIIPFIDYGIGWTNSSFPNPDPNNLLGIGIGLQWQMGDNLNARFDWGIPLTDVNVEEDTWNEQGLYFSVDYRF